GCGGATCAGTTTATAATTTCTCCGGTGGGACGTTCACCGGATATAATCAGGAGTCGTGCTTCAGGTGATGAGCTTCGTTCTGTTATCGCTGGTTATCATTGGTTTACCGATTGGGGACGTGACACTATGATAAGCCTGGAAGGGTTAACTCTGGTTACCGGCAGATTTACCGAGGCAGGATGGATTCTGCGTACATTTGCCCGCTATATCCGTGAAGGGCTTATTCCAAACCTGTTCCCGGAAGGAGAAAAGGAGGGTAGATATAACACAGCCGATGCCACTTTGTGGTTCTTTCATGCCCTGAATCGCTATTTACAATACACTAACGACCGGTTTACCCTCAATTCTCTTCTGGATAAACTGAAAGAGATCATAGATGCACATGTTAAAGGAACCCTTTTTGGTATCGGTGCAGATCCTGCCGATGGTTTGCTGAGTCAGGGGCAGTTGGGGTTGCAGTTAACCTGGATGGATGCAAAGGTAGAAGATTTGGTAGTTACGCCCCGGAATGGGAAGGCGGTGGAGATAAATGCTTTATGGTATAATGCCTTGAAATTATTGGAAAAATGGTTGAGTGAGGAGAATGAAGACTCTTTTGCAGCAGAGCTGGAAAAACTTTCCGCAAAAGTATATAACTCCTTTAATGAACGGTTCTGGAATAAGGAGTGTAATTATCTCTACGATGTTATCGATGGAGATCTGGGGACAGACAGTTCCTGCAGACCGAACCAGATTCTGGCCATCTCCCTGGATTTCCCTGTCCTGGACAAATCAAAATGGAAAGCGGTTATAAAAGTAGTATCCGAAAAGCTTCTGACCCCATTTGGATTGAGAACTCTTTCGCAGGAGCATCCGCATTTCAGACCAAAATACTTTGGAGATCTTCGAGCCAGAGATGCTGCTTATCATCAGGGGACAGTGTGGGCATGGCTGATTGGGCCTTTTATCGATGCCTGGCTTAAGCTTTACCCGGAACAGAAGAAAAAAGCAGGTGAGTTTCTTAAAAGTTTTGATTCTCATCTGTCGGAAGCCTGCATAGGTTCTGTAAGTGAAATTTTCGATGCACAGGATCCTTTTACTCCTCGTGGCTGTATCGCTCAGGCATGGAGTGTTGCAGAGTTGCTTCGATCTCTTGTTAAAACCCAGGCGGCCCCTCTTCCCCATTAATAAAGGGGGCGCTTCCAGCGGGGGGATTTTGCTAACAGACACCAGTGTACTTCTGAATGTACT
This portion of the Fibrobacter sp. genome encodes:
- a CDS encoding glycogen debranching protein; its protein translation is ADQFIISPVGRSPDIIRSRASGDELRSVIAGYHWFTDWGRDTMISLEGLTLVTGRFTEAGWILRTFARYIREGLIPNLFPEGEKEGRYNTADATLWFFHALNRYLQYTNDRFTLNSLLDKLKEIIDAHVKGTLFGIGADPADGLLSQGQLGLQLTWMDAKVEDLVVTPRNGKAVEINALWYNALKLLEKWLSEENEDSFAAELEKLSAKVYNSFNERFWNKECNYLYDVIDGDLGTDSSCRPNQILAISLDFPVLDKSKWKAVIKVVSEKLLTPFGLRTLSQEHPHFRPKYFGDLRARDAAYHQGTVWAWLIGPFIDAWLKLYPEQKKKAGEFLKSFDSHLSEACIGSVSEIFDAQDPFTPRGCIAQAWSVAELLRSLVKTQAAPLPH